Proteins encoded by one window of Conger conger chromosome 1, fConCon1.1, whole genome shotgun sequence:
- the LOC133107870 gene encoding formin-1-like — MNNQMAPTMEGTHTVLRLHKPVRELSRISPYIPPVKRQRFTYKGGAPSRAQPPNSHDRRGEERAGEKQKGQSCKNASESQNSREATKGAIAELHRLGAEHHQLLADLFALCADCAARVRMGNQDGKPTDYEEGGMSPPAEVLTSSNLQHSLTLSPEYKRAASRTRKLKKLGVKKTDSAEEFLQSKMKKKVKTTKMEATEGLQSLENEKGLETPSSTLGFDTSGTVLSGGNLTMEDNFHVTQDGWEFMEDSCNFEPDMDLCSELSEYDNELYLGYGVSSSFLEEVQDQIRQEQMLSGNNVRPFYNQDNGPKQEETQQPSVQSALQLYDQISRRDAGVRVVAKVQEAEGVVQWVSHTGSHVPASSSQLPSSVPLEGMVTRHTQAQAALPAEDQVAQGELPNKHLYRGLQAGDLEEPGEWRGLEGSTTFGDGVGVVEPSRSLHRTHQRPADSSPGALKSPSSSSLSGVFNTSYPVTNSLQSMSPVISPLSSKLPSPQLNHRIVLLPEEDGGPDRAGRKWPQGAASAFESGDEPKVTTEIIDKNGNKRTITRLDLNLSRQGGGSKWTAPSTTMTVPSTAETDIWLLDGDDAISQSHVAPPSLPRPDHLDFLRITPPEDDIIGDTPYYPTLELTREE; from the exons ATGAATAATCAGATGGCGCCCACCAtggagggcacacacaccgtccTGCGTCTGCACAAACCCGTCCGGGAGCTCAGCCGCATCAGCCCGTACATTCCTCCCGTCAAGAGGCAAAGGTTCACATACAAGGGCGGGGCTCCGTCCAGGGCCCAACCCCCTAATAGCCATGAccggaggggggaggagagagcaggagaaaaaCAGAAGGGCCAGTCTTGTAAGAATGCGAGCGAGAGCCAGAACTCCAGGGAAGCAACAAAGGGTGCCATTGCGGAGCTCCACCGGCTCGGGGCTGAGCACCACCAGTTGCTGGCCGACCTCTTCGCTCTGTGCGCTGACTGTGCCGCCAGGGTCAGGATGGGCAACCAGGACGGAAAGCCCACGGATTACGAGGAGGGCGGGATGAGCCCACCTGCGGAGGTTTTGACTAGCAGCAACCTGCAGCACTCCCTCACCCTTTCCCCAGAGTACAAGAGGGCTGCCTCGCGCACTCGCAAGCTGAAGAAGCTGGGGGTGAAGAAGACGGACAGCGCGGAAGAGTTCCTGCAGAGCAAGATGAAGAAGAAAGTAAAGACCACCAAGATGGAGGCTACGGAAGGACTCCAGTCACTTGAAAATGAGAAGGGCTTGGAGACCCCTTCCTCCACACTGGGGTTTGACACATCAGGGACGGTTTTGAGCGGTGGCAATCTCACTATGGAGGACAACTTCCATGTCACTCAGGACGGTTGGGAATTCATGGAGGATTCCTGCAACTTTGAACCGGACATGGACCTTTGTAGTGAGCTCTCCGAATACGACAACGAGCTCTACCTTGGCTACGGTGTGAGCTCCAGTTtcctggaggaggtgcaggacCAAATCCGACAGGAGCAAATGCTCAGCGGGAACAACGTACGCCCTTTTTATAACCAGGACAACGGTCCCAAGCAGGAGGAGACCCAGCAGCCCTCTGTACAGTCGGCCCTCCAGCTGTATGACCAGATCAGCAGGAGGGATGCAGGTGTTCGAGTGGTGGCCAAGGtgcaggaggcagagggggtggtgcagtgggtcagTCACACAGGCTCACATGTCCCTGCCAGCTCCTCGCAGCTTCCTTCCTCCGTGCCTCTGGAGGGCATGGTGACCCGGCACACCCAGGCACAGGCAGCTCTCCCAGCTGAGGATCAGGTAGCGCAGGGCGAGCTGCCGAACAAGCACCTGTACAGGGGGCTGCAGGCGGGCGACCTGGAGGAACCCGGGGAGTGGAGGGGACTGGAGGGCAGCACCACGTTTGGTGATGGCGTAGGGGTGGTGGAACCCTCAAGGTCTCTGCACCGAACTCACCAGCGCCCAGCCGATTCCAGCCCAGGGGCCTTGAAGAGCCCTTCCTCATCCTCTCTTTCGGGGGTCTTCAACACGTCCTATCCCGTCACAAACAGCCTGCAGAGCATGTCTCCTGTGATCTCGCCCCTGTCCTCCAAACTCCCCAGCCCTCAGCTCAACCATCGCATCGTTCTGCTGCCTGAGGAGGATGGGGGCCCTGACAGGGCTGGCAGGAAATGGCCTCAGGGGGCCGCTTCGGCCTTCGAGAGCGGAGATGAGCCCAAAGTCACCACGGAGATCATAGATAAAAACGGAAACAAAAGGACCATCACACGTTTGGATCTGAACCTCAGCAGGCAGGGGGGCGGCTCCAAGTGGACTGCTCCCAGCACGACCATGACCGTGCCCTCGACCGCAG AGACTGATATCTGGCTGCTGGACGGAGATGATGCCATCTCTCAGAGTCACGTGGCCCCACCCAGTCTTCCCAGGCCTGACCACCTGGACTTTCTGAGGATCACTCCCCCAGAGGATGACATCATCGGTGACACGCCTTACTACCCGACCCTGGAGCTGACG AGAGAAGAATAG